In Primulina eburnea isolate SZY01 chromosome 14, ASM2296580v1, whole genome shotgun sequence, the following proteins share a genomic window:
- the LOC140813123 gene encoding dirigent protein 22-like, which translates to MANLIAVILMLSPLMVSLPNSYARKQWPNGELEWFQNICSGKEEVAEVRFFVQDVLGGEKPTVYEVARASITSNSTTTFGQVRVLDDLLTAGPDKDSEKLGRAQGLITSADLETSALAMYLNFVFTSGQYNGSTLSILGRNQIMNVKRELPVVGGTGIFRMARGYAITNTYSFDPYTNYGVLEYNIYVSYVNKSRKSLLSSA; encoded by the coding sequence ATGGCCAACCTAATAGCCGTGATCTTAATGCTTTCCCCATTGATGGTATCATTACCAAATTCTTATGCCAGAAAACAATGGCCAAACGGAGAGTTAGAATGGTTTCAAAACATATGCAGTGGGAAAGAAGAGGTAGCCGAGGTACGTTTCTTTGTTCAAGACGTACTAGGTGGCGAAAAACCGACCGTGTACGAGGTTGCAAGAGCTTCCATCACTTCGAATTCAACGACCACGTTCGGCCAAGTTAGAGTGTTGGATGATCTGCTGACAGCCGGGCCTGATAAAGATTCGGAGAAACTAGGCAgggctcaaggtctgatcactTCGGCTGACTTGGAGACATCGGCTTTAGCCATGTATCTTAACTTTGTTTTTACGTCTGGCCAGTATAATGGAAGTACGCTCTCCATTTTAGGAAGGAATCAGATAATGAACGTTAAGCGTGAGCTGCCCGTGGTTGGCGGCACCGGAATATTCCGCATGGCGCGTGGATATGCCATCACCAACACTTATTCGTTCGATCCTTATACGAACTATGGTGTTTTAGAATATAACATTTATGTTTCTTACGTCAACAAATCCAGAAAAAGCTTGCTGTCAAGTGCGTAA